The Urbifossiella limnaea genome has a window encoding:
- a CDS encoding DUF6800 family protein: MAVERQIELGRRYHRKKKMAKLKAKLETTSGADRDKVLYKIHRLSPWWTEPAKDDAKK, translated from the coding sequence ATGGCCGTGGAGCGGCAGATCGAACTGGGCCGGCGGTACCACCGGAAGAAGAAGATGGCCAAGCTGAAGGCCAAGCTGGAGACCACGAGCGGCGCCGACCGCGACAAGGTGCTGTACAAGATCCACCGCCTCAGCCCGTGGTGGACCGAGCCGGCCAAGGACGACGCCAAGAAGTGA
- a CDS encoding amidohydrolase family protein, with protein sequence MIDVHIHAVPPNLPGVGPLSPLLKLAPETIAAELRAQMQTAGVTHALAMGQWAAGDDDPLGVNKTLDIAALVPGLKAIGACDPTRTDDAHFDRCADVLAAGRVVALKCYLGYLHYEPAHPHYRRYYELAARYRVPVMFHCGDTYSPMAKLRFAHPLGVDEVAVDHPDVRFVICHLGNPWVTDAAEVIYKNINVWADLSGLLVGDDGVLSSEEAKALAADLVREVRRGMKYAERPNRFLYGTDWPLAPMPAYRDFVRDAVPAKFHDCVFEENARLLFRLA encoded by the coding sequence ATGATCGACGTTCACATCCACGCGGTCCCGCCGAACCTGCCCGGGGTGGGGCCGCTGTCGCCGCTGCTGAAGCTCGCCCCCGAAACCATCGCCGCCGAGCTGCGGGCGCAGATGCAGACGGCCGGCGTCACCCACGCACTGGCGATGGGCCAGTGGGCCGCCGGCGACGACGACCCGCTCGGGGTGAACAAGACGCTCGACATTGCGGCCCTCGTCCCCGGCCTGAAGGCCATCGGCGCCTGCGACCCCACGCGCACCGACGACGCCCACTTCGACCGCTGCGCGGACGTACTCGCCGCCGGCCGCGTCGTCGCACTGAAGTGCTACCTCGGCTACCTGCACTACGAGCCGGCGCACCCCCACTACCGTCGCTACTACGAGCTCGCCGCCCGCTACCGGGTGCCGGTCATGTTTCACTGCGGCGACACGTACTCCCCGATGGCCAAGCTGCGGTTCGCCCACCCGCTCGGCGTCGACGAGGTGGCGGTCGATCACCCGGACGTGCGGTTCGTGATCTGTCACCTCGGCAACCCGTGGGTGACCGACGCGGCGGAAGTCATCTACAAGAACATAAACGTGTGGGCCGACCTGTCGGGGCTGCTGGTCGGCGACGACGGGGTGCTGAGCTCCGAAGAGGCGAAGGCGCTGGCCGCAGACCTGGTGCGCGAGGTGCGGCGCGGGATGAAGTACGCGGAGCGGCCGAACCGCTTCCTGTACGGCACCGACTGGCCGCTGGCGCCGATGCCCGCGTACCGCGACTTCGTCCGCGACGCGGTACCGGCCAAGTTCCACGACTGCGTGTTCGAGGAGAACGCCCGCCTGCTGTTCCGGCTCGCATAG
- a CDS encoding Gfo/Idh/MocA family protein — translation MPSRRVFLSTAAVAAVPASAPAAPGPDAVPIAVMGCGGMGTNHLRLLAQNPRVRITHVCDADANRLAAAAKIATDAGHPGAPVKDIRRVLDDRGVVAVWMATPDHWHTPGAILAADAGKHVYVEKPCSHNVREGRLLADAAARNKVVIQVGTQARSTPTVKAAMDRLKGGAIGDVLACKAWNSQLRRNLGKVQASKPPEHLDYELWQGPVPEAPFFSNRVPGMWRFFKDYGAGDIGNDGVHNIDVGVWGMGFDRLPNRVAALGSKAFFDDDQEWPDTQYVVCEYDPGNGGRTRRQFTFEQRIWSPYVQEGYENGNAFYGTKGVLIIGHTVGWKLYGERNRLIEEMTGSVDLRAHHNNFLDAATRGAAANAPAAVGHVAAGICHLANIAGQLRATLEFDPQREAVLNNPAAQAMLSRRYREGHWAVPRGVAG, via the coding sequence ATGCCCTCCCGCCGCGTCTTCCTCTCCACCGCCGCGGTTGCCGCCGTACCCGCTTCTGCCCCTGCCGCGCCCGGCCCCGACGCCGTTCCGATCGCCGTCATGGGCTGTGGCGGCATGGGCACGAACCACCTCCGCCTCCTGGCCCAGAACCCGCGCGTCCGCATCACCCACGTCTGCGACGCCGACGCCAACCGACTCGCCGCCGCAGCCAAAATCGCCACCGACGCCGGCCACCCAGGAGCGCCGGTGAAAGACATCCGCCGCGTCCTCGACGACCGCGGCGTTGTCGCCGTGTGGATGGCGACGCCCGACCACTGGCACACCCCCGGCGCGATTCTCGCCGCCGACGCCGGCAAGCACGTGTACGTCGAAAAGCCGTGCAGCCACAACGTCCGCGAGGGCCGGCTGCTGGCCGACGCCGCGGCGCGGAACAAGGTCGTCATCCAGGTCGGCACCCAGGCCCGCAGCACGCCGACGGTCAAGGCCGCGATGGACCGCCTCAAGGGCGGCGCCATCGGCGACGTGCTCGCGTGCAAGGCGTGGAACAGCCAGCTGCGGCGCAACCTCGGCAAGGTGCAGGCGTCGAAGCCGCCCGAGCACCTCGACTACGAACTGTGGCAGGGGCCGGTGCCGGAGGCGCCGTTCTTCAGCAACCGCGTCCCCGGCATGTGGCGGTTCTTCAAGGACTACGGGGCCGGCGACATCGGCAACGACGGCGTTCACAACATCGACGTGGGCGTGTGGGGGATGGGCTTCGACCGGCTGCCGAACCGCGTCGCGGCGCTCGGGTCGAAGGCGTTCTTCGACGACGACCAGGAGTGGCCGGACACGCAGTACGTGGTGTGCGAGTACGACCCCGGCAACGGCGGCCGCACCCGCCGGCAGTTCACCTTCGAGCAGCGCATCTGGTCGCCGTACGTCCAGGAGGGGTACGAGAACGGCAACGCCTTCTACGGCACGAAGGGCGTCCTGATCATCGGCCACACCGTCGGCTGGAAGCTGTACGGCGAGCGGAACCGGCTGATCGAAGAAATGACCGGCAGCGTCGACCTGCGGGCGCACCACAACAACTTCCTCGACGCCGCGACGCGCGGCGCGGCGGCGAACGCGCCCGCGGCGGTGGGGCACGTCGCGGCGGGCATCTGCCACCTGGCGAACATCGCCGGCCAGTTGCGGGCGACGCTCGAGTTCGACCCGCAGCGGGAGGCGGTGTTGAACAACCCGGCGGCGCAGGCGATGCTGTCGCGCCGCTACCGCGAAGGGCACTGGGCCGTGCCGCGCGGCGTCGCGGGCTGA
- a CDS encoding DUF6263 family protein, translated as MRPVLALALTAGLVVTSGTAQEPVTVKWTLKEGQQFYAKAVTDMDMSMGILGMNVDLKMKTTAVQKFKVSSVKDDSTTVEMTFLDMSMEAQGLPGGGGLPGLGDIGDKIKGAKIGAVLDKEMQVTKLIGYEKFIDKIAGDDDTARAQLGAQLSEAAVGQMVSQAFTSVPPMPVKAGDTWSRTTKVPAAGLGDATVKEKYTFDGVSNGVAKIGVVGDMTFKSGKGGVPGLPPGVKVSRFSMKAEQYKGTQLFDLKAGRLKEGTVDMVMKGSLAMSANGQDIEMTMRIKAKQSTTVTEKNPVVD; from the coding sequence ATGCGCCCCGTTCTCGCCCTGGCCCTCACGGCCGGGCTCGTCGTCACGAGCGGCACGGCCCAGGAGCCGGTCACCGTCAAGTGGACCCTCAAGGAAGGGCAGCAGTTCTACGCCAAGGCCGTCACCGACATGGACATGTCGATGGGCATCCTCGGCATGAACGTCGACCTGAAGATGAAGACGACCGCCGTCCAGAAGTTCAAGGTGTCGTCCGTCAAGGACGACTCGACCACCGTCGAGATGACCTTCCTCGACATGTCGATGGAGGCCCAGGGGCTCCCCGGCGGCGGCGGCCTGCCCGGGCTCGGCGACATCGGCGACAAGATCAAGGGGGCCAAGATCGGCGCCGTGCTCGACAAGGAGATGCAGGTCACCAAGCTGATCGGCTACGAGAAGTTCATCGACAAGATCGCCGGCGACGACGACACCGCCCGCGCCCAGCTCGGCGCGCAGCTGTCCGAGGCGGCGGTCGGGCAGATGGTGTCGCAGGCGTTCACGTCGGTGCCGCCGATGCCGGTGAAGGCCGGCGACACCTGGAGCCGGACGACGAAGGTGCCCGCGGCCGGGCTCGGCGACGCGACGGTCAAGGAGAAGTACACGTTCGACGGCGTCTCGAACGGCGTGGCCAAGATCGGCGTGGTCGGCGACATGACGTTCAAGTCGGGCAAGGGCGGCGTGCCGGGCCTGCCGCCGGGGGTGAAGGTGAGCCGGTTCAGCATGAAGGCCGAACAGTACAAGGGGACGCAGCTGTTCGACCTGAAGGCCGGCCGGCTCAAGGAGGGGACCGTGGACATGGTCATGAAGGGTTCGCTGGCCATGTCCGCGAACGGCCAGGACATCGAGATGACGATGCGGATCAAGGCCAAGCAGTCGACCACGGTGACGGAAAAGAACCCGGTCGTGGACTAA
- a CDS encoding TIGR02996 domain-containing protein, with the protein MSPDELPFLDAILARPGDDAPRLVYADFLADTGTPADAARADLIRVQLALARMPDDHPRRPALKDQQTDLLARHQAAWTEPLRGLVGGVEFRRGLPDSVSVDAGVFAARGEELIARTRTPSGRSYLRRVHLLDPARVLPRLLACPALAQLEEISFAGGELGNAGAEQLARGPRLPRLRGLDLSFNGLDDTGVRGLARSPVFAGLQRLSLNDNGQVTWDGVTALADSPHLQGLTDLDLGGNDVNDAGVRALVASCTLARLSALRLAGNHVGDGGAAALAGSDLFRRMLARDGRVDFRANAVGPAGAEALAACPDLLKATAIDLDKNYLGDRGAAVLVASSGAARLKRLRLSRNQITDAGAFVLADAVARGLPGLQAIDVSGNRLTWRGVNAVRDAAVARGVIPDVTGNPVDGSGPMAALDHDAPNPDAGNVDELRRRVAFPARRER; encoded by the coding sequence ATGTCACCCGACGAGCTCCCGTTCCTCGACGCGATCCTCGCCCGGCCCGGCGACGACGCGCCGCGGCTCGTCTACGCCGACTTCCTCGCCGACACCGGCACACCCGCCGACGCCGCCCGCGCCGACCTGATCCGCGTGCAGCTCGCGCTGGCGCGGATGCCCGACGACCACCCGCGGCGGCCGGCCCTGAAGGACCAACAGACCGACCTCCTCGCTCGTCATCAGGCCGCGTGGACGGAGCCGCTACGCGGCCTGGTCGGCGGTGTCGAGTTCCGCCGCGGCTTGCCCGATTCGGTTTCCGTGGATGCCGGCGTGTTCGCCGCCCGTGGCGAGGAACTAATCGCCCGGACACGAACGCCCTCAGGCCGGTCGTACCTCCGCCGCGTCCACCTCCTCGACCCCGCCCGTGTGCTGCCGCGGCTGCTGGCCTGCCCGGCGCTGGCGCAGTTGGAAGAAATCAGCTTCGCCGGCGGCGAACTGGGCAACGCCGGCGCCGAGCAACTGGCCCGCGGCCCGCGCCTGCCGCGCCTCCGCGGCCTCGACCTGTCGTTCAACGGGCTCGACGACACCGGCGTCCGCGGGCTGGCGCGGTCACCGGTGTTCGCCGGCCTGCAGCGGCTGTCGCTAAACGACAACGGCCAGGTCACCTGGGACGGCGTGACGGCGCTCGCCGACTCGCCGCACCTCCAGGGGCTCACCGATCTCGACCTCGGCGGCAACGACGTGAACGACGCCGGCGTGCGGGCGCTGGTTGCAAGTTGCACGCTGGCCCGGCTCAGCGCCCTGCGGTTGGCCGGGAACCACGTCGGAGACGGCGGCGCGGCGGCGCTGGCGGGCTCCGACCTGTTCCGGCGAATGCTGGCGCGGGACGGCCGCGTCGATTTTCGGGCGAACGCCGTCGGCCCGGCGGGGGCGGAGGCACTGGCCGCGTGTCCCGACCTGCTGAAGGCGACGGCCATCGACCTCGACAAGAATTACCTCGGCGACCGTGGTGCGGCAGTTCTCGTGGCCTCATCCGGAGCGGCGCGGCTGAAGCGGCTGCGGCTGTCGCGGAACCAGATCACCGACGCCGGCGCCTTCGTCCTGGCCGACGCCGTGGCGCGGGGGCTTCCCGGACTCCAGGCGATCGACGTGAGCGGCAACCGGCTGACGTGGCGCGGGGTGAACGCCGTCCGCGACGCGGCCGTGGCCCGCGGCGTCATTCCGGACGTGACCGGTAATCCGGTGGACGGCTCGGGGCCGATGGCGGCGCTGGACCACGACGCCCCGAACCCCGACGCCGGCAACGTGGACGAACTCCGGCGCCGCGTCGCGTTCCCGGCACGCCGCGAGCGTTAG
- a CDS encoding serine/threonine-protein kinase, giving the protein MVIASAESLVEAVRDSGLFAPAAVEALARAVAPFGDDTQGALKHVVERNLVPVYQLRKVIHGKAADLIVGPFVVLDKLGEGGMGKVYKARDTRTGRIAALKVVRPQLLANPVIRGRYEREVRAALSLRHPNIAAAYEGGEAGGKVYLALEFVDGIDLARLVRTYGVLPVPEACEYLRQAALGLAHAHAQGFVHRDIKPGNLVVAGERHHPDATEPAVVKLLDMGLVRNVGLDDEMAGDLTRAGTVVGTPDYMSPEQAKNSSLADHRADLYALGGAFYFLLTGKPPFPVGSPIEKLLQHQLDAPPPIQAIRPDVPDDLARLITRLLAKKPEDRPQSAADVAAALWPLTKFTPESAKVRMSGTVPVLSKSDKSETGSVASADTVSPPGPGVKLPKRRPRQVPMDQPSVAESAPVPPTPPTPEVVKIPPPAPAPAPVVEQLDEEEDEPRREVPGWLVALVSAVLAAVTAVVVWKMMGR; this is encoded by the coding sequence ATGGTGATCGCGTCTGCGGAATCCCTGGTCGAAGCCGTCCGCGACAGCGGCCTGTTCGCCCCTGCCGCGGTCGAGGCACTGGCCCGCGCCGTCGCGCCGTTCGGCGACGACACCCAGGGCGCACTCAAGCACGTCGTCGAACGCAACCTCGTGCCCGTCTACCAGCTCCGCAAGGTGATCCACGGCAAGGCCGCCGACCTGATCGTCGGCCCGTTCGTCGTGCTGGACAAGCTCGGCGAGGGCGGCATGGGGAAGGTGTACAAGGCCCGCGACACCCGCACCGGCCGCATCGCGGCGCTGAAGGTCGTTCGGCCGCAGCTCCTGGCGAACCCGGTCATCCGCGGGCGGTACGAGCGCGAGGTGCGCGCCGCCCTGAGCCTGCGGCACCCCAACATCGCCGCCGCCTACGAGGGCGGCGAGGCGGGGGGGAAGGTGTACCTGGCGCTGGAGTTCGTGGACGGCATCGACCTGGCCCGGCTCGTGCGCACCTACGGCGTGCTGCCGGTGCCCGAGGCGTGCGAGTACCTCCGGCAGGCGGCGCTGGGGTTGGCCCACGCCCACGCACAGGGGTTCGTTCACCGCGACATCAAGCCGGGGAATCTGGTCGTGGCCGGGGAGCGGCACCACCCGGACGCGACCGAACCGGCGGTGGTGAAGCTCCTCGACATGGGCCTCGTCCGCAACGTGGGCCTCGACGACGAGATGGCCGGCGACCTGACGCGGGCGGGCACCGTGGTCGGCACGCCGGATTACATGTCGCCCGAGCAGGCGAAGAACAGCAGCCTGGCGGACCACCGGGCCGACCTGTACGCCCTCGGCGGGGCGTTCTACTTCCTGCTGACGGGGAAGCCGCCGTTCCCCGTCGGCAGCCCGATCGAGAAGCTCCTCCAGCACCAGCTCGACGCGCCGCCGCCGATCCAGGCCATCCGGCCGGACGTGCCCGACGATTTGGCCCGACTCATCACCCGGCTCCTGGCGAAGAAGCCTGAGGACCGCCCGCAGTCGGCCGCCGACGTGGCCGCCGCGCTGTGGCCGTTGACGAAGTTCACCCCCGAGTCGGCAAAGGTGCGGATGAGCGGCACCGTGCCGGTTCTGAGCAAGTCGGACAAGTCCGAGACGGGGAGCGTGGCCTCGGCCGATACGGTGTCACCCCCCGGCCCGGGCGTGAAGTTGCCGAAGCGACGGCCGCGGCAGGTGCCGATGGATCAGCCGTCCGTCGCCGAGTCGGCCCCCGTACCGCCAACGCCACCGACGCCCGAGGTGGTGAAAATTCCTCCGCCAGCCCCGGCCCCGGCCCCGGTCGTGGAGCAGTTGGACGAGGAGGAGGACGAGCCGCGCCGCGAAGTGCCGGGGTGGCTCGTGGCTCTCGTGTCGGCGGTCCTCGCCGCGGTCACAGCCGTCGTGGTGTGGAAGATGATGGGGCGGTGA
- a CDS encoding endonuclease/exonuclease/phosphatase family protein, which produces MSRRRNQKAAEAAFRTFLGLPTAGKVVVVVLALVVGAVALVVYSRRGGPSAEPPSTPAAVAPGAVAFMFWNVENLFDDRDDRRNSIDEPYDNWFAEDAAARRLKFDRLAEIILKQNGGNGPDVLACVEVESVRAAELLRDALNEKLPAGAAKYEHVAMKELAANAGRFMAPCVISKLPLERTKLLGTHNLRVLETHVVANGADLTLIASHWTSQLSDDGTHKGSGRNKYASVIRERYERDLTTKPDVDFLVCGDFNDDPESDAVANVLGVTADRAAVAAAARQAKLFGLLSGKPLDRFSTIYYDRDRKASIFDQVAVSPGLLDAVGWGCDPDSVAVPTAGMSRAGTVARRPWRFGDKNDKAVQRGYADHFPVTVTLKLLEQ; this is translated from the coding sequence GTGAGCCGCAGACGCAACCAGAAGGCCGCCGAGGCCGCGTTCCGCACGTTTCTGGGCCTCCCCACCGCCGGCAAGGTCGTCGTCGTGGTCCTCGCCCTCGTCGTCGGCGCGGTCGCGCTCGTCGTGTACTCGCGCCGCGGCGGACCGTCGGCGGAGCCGCCGTCGACGCCGGCGGCAGTCGCGCCGGGCGCCGTGGCCTTCATGTTCTGGAACGTCGAGAACCTGTTCGACGACCGCGACGACCGCCGCAACAGCATCGACGAGCCCTACGACAACTGGTTCGCCGAGGACGCCGCCGCGCGCAGGCTGAAGTTCGACCGCCTCGCCGAGATCATCCTGAAGCAGAACGGCGGCAACGGCCCCGACGTGCTCGCCTGCGTCGAGGTGGAGAGCGTTCGCGCCGCGGAGTTGCTGCGCGACGCGCTCAACGAGAAGCTGCCGGCCGGGGCCGCGAAGTACGAGCACGTCGCCATGAAGGAACTGGCCGCGAACGCCGGCCGGTTCATGGCGCCTTGTGTGATCTCGAAGCTGCCGCTGGAGCGCACGAAGTTACTCGGCACGCACAACCTCCGCGTCCTGGAGACGCACGTCGTCGCCAACGGGGCGGACCTGACGCTCATCGCCTCGCACTGGACCTCGCAGCTGTCCGACGACGGCACGCACAAGGGGAGCGGCCGCAACAAGTACGCCAGCGTCATCCGCGAGCGCTACGAGCGCGACCTGACGACGAAGCCGGACGTGGACTTCCTGGTGTGTGGCGATTTCAACGACGACCCCGAATCGGACGCGGTCGCCAACGTACTCGGCGTCACCGCCGACCGCGCGGCGGTGGCCGCGGCGGCGCGGCAGGCGAAGCTGTTCGGGCTGTTGTCGGGGAAGCCGCTGGACCGGTTCAGCACCATCTATTACGACCGCGACCGCAAGGCGTCGATCTTCGACCAGGTCGCCGTGTCGCCGGGGCTGCTGGACGCGGTGGGGTGGGGTTGCGACCCGGACTCGGTCGCCGTGCCCACGGCCGGGATGAGCCGGGCGGGAACCGTGGCACGGCGGCCGTGGCGGTTCGGCGACAAGAACGACAAGGCGGTACAGCGCGGCTACGCCGACCACTTCCCCGTGACGGTGACCTTGAAGCTCCTGGAGCAGTAA
- a CDS encoding CBS domain-containing protein — translation MAAPLTLLADTAADLMTAGPVSIHGSATVNEAAAFFASRGFGAAAVLDAAGRPVGVVTKSDLLIHACGLAEGVEHVRTPVDSVMTPTVFSVRPDTPAASVVAQLVALSVKHLFVVDAAGVLVGVITPADVIRKLG, via the coding sequence ATGGCCGCCCCGCTCACCCTGCTCGCCGACACCGCGGCCGACCTGATGACCGCCGGCCCGGTGTCCATCCACGGGTCCGCGACCGTCAACGAGGCCGCGGCCTTCTTCGCCTCCCGCGGGTTCGGCGCGGCCGCGGTGCTCGACGCCGCCGGACGGCCGGTCGGCGTCGTCACCAAGTCGGACCTGCTCATTCACGCCTGCGGACTGGCCGAAGGGGTGGAACACGTCCGCACGCCGGTTGACAGCGTGATGACGCCGACGGTGTTCTCGGTGCGACCCGACACGCCGGCCGCGTCGGTGGTGGCCCAGCTGGTAGCGCTGAGCGTGAAGCACCTGTTCGTGGTGGACGCGGCCGGCGTGCTGGTGGGGGTCATCACGCCGGCGGACGTGATCCGCAAGTTGGGCTGA
- a CDS encoding citrate synthase: MSTEPEYRPGLEDVPAAKSAVSFLDGKKARLEYRGIPVEVLAKESCFEEVAWLLIKGDLPTQKQLAEFDHDLRHRRAIHYRLKDLVKCLPADGHPMDALHATVAALGMFYPCKTVSDPAKNWDATLRLVAAMPTVVTAFARARRGEEILEPRADLDHSANFYYMLTGKEPTPATRKVLDACLILHAEHTMNASTFTARVTGSTLANPYHVVGAAIGSLAGPLHGGANEEVLHQLAEIGSVENVKPWLDAKRAADPKFKVMGLGHRVYKVKDGRATVVQEVAEQAFAETSRPKTYEIALELEKYCEGIYGPKGIYPNVDFYSGVVYQSLGIPVDVFTPIFAIARVAGWLAHWHEQLVGNRIFRPEQISTGKHDVKYVPLAERP; the protein is encoded by the coding sequence ATGAGCACCGAACCCGAGTACCGGCCCGGCCTCGAAGACGTGCCGGCCGCGAAGTCCGCGGTCAGCTTCCTGGACGGCAAGAAGGCCCGGCTCGAGTACCGCGGCATCCCGGTCGAGGTGCTCGCCAAGGAAAGCTGCTTCGAGGAGGTCGCCTGGCTCCTCATCAAGGGCGATCTGCCGACGCAGAAGCAGCTCGCCGAGTTCGACCACGACCTGCGCCATCGCCGCGCCATCCACTACCGCCTCAAAGACCTGGTGAAGTGCCTCCCCGCCGACGGGCACCCGATGGACGCGCTGCACGCCACCGTCGCGGCGCTCGGCATGTTCTACCCGTGCAAGACCGTCTCCGACCCCGCCAAGAACTGGGACGCCACGCTCCGGCTCGTCGCGGCCATGCCCACGGTCGTGACGGCGTTCGCGCGGGCACGCCGCGGCGAGGAAATCCTCGAGCCGCGGGCCGACCTCGACCACTCGGCGAACTTCTACTACATGCTCACCGGCAAGGAGCCGACGCCGGCGACGCGGAAGGTGCTCGACGCCTGCCTGATCCTGCACGCCGAACACACGATGAACGCCAGCACGTTCACCGCCCGGGTGACCGGCTCGACGCTCGCCAACCCGTACCACGTCGTCGGGGCCGCGATCGGCTCCCTGGCCGGGCCGCTGCACGGCGGGGCGAACGAGGAGGTGCTCCACCAACTCGCCGAGATCGGCAGCGTGGAGAACGTGAAGCCCTGGCTCGACGCCAAGCGCGCCGCCGACCCGAAGTTCAAGGTGATGGGGCTGGGCCACCGCGTCTACAAGGTGAAGGACGGCCGGGCGACCGTGGTGCAGGAGGTGGCCGAGCAGGCGTTCGCCGAGACGAGCCGACCCAAGACCTACGAGATCGCCCTCGAGCTCGAGAAGTACTGCGAGGGCATCTATGGCCCGAAGGGGATTTACCCGAACGTCGATTTCTACTCGGGCGTCGTGTACCAGAGCCTCGGCATCCCGGTGGACGTGTTCACCCCGATCTTTGCCATCGCCCGGGTGGCGGGGTGGCTGGCCCACTGGCACGAGCAGCTCGTCGGCAACCGCATCTTCCGGCCGGAGCAGATTTCGACCGGCAAGCACGACGTGAAGTACGTGCCGCTGGCCGAGCGGCCGTGA
- a CDS encoding glycosyltransferase family 87 protein: MLVLMRPDAVAAREAIPFEIKWLVYDESDLTALALRGANAHAGRLPGRMDEPEGVDDTRDFAPYLDGYEQPLADRYYLEYPTPTLALFRLGFLHRPRDPNLLPPAVADGQQFGIGFHHPRDESERATWSVLHDGVVAIVVVMTASLVALILILRRGYEPGDPRPWAWLCVLPGAVFFSLNRFDILPAMLTAAGFALLARRCDGWSGAAFAVAALLKVYPVLLAPVILRHLGVRRGVVWAVAFGGVGLAAMGVSVATLGRESTEGPIRVQLSRDYVEKSWTLYGAVLPEWLAQKEQSNVRLAVLAAAVLLAAATRPAGLPGLLRRCGVVLVVFVVLAVFWSPQWIVWFLPLLAPLAPRRRWVGVAAVLLDAVNYFNFPVLFWILWNTVQSQDVLDVLAAAMIWVRAALWLGLAAGLVYDEWRATRGATG, from the coding sequence GTGCTCGTACTCATGCGGCCCGACGCCGTCGCGGCGCGGGAGGCGATCCCGTTCGAGATCAAGTGGCTGGTCTACGACGAGTCCGACCTGACGGCCCTGGCCCTCCGGGGGGCGAACGCGCACGCCGGTCGCCTTCCCGGCCGGATGGACGAGCCCGAGGGCGTGGACGACACCCGCGACTTCGCACCGTACCTCGACGGCTACGAGCAGCCGCTCGCCGACCGCTACTACCTCGAATACCCGACGCCGACGCTCGCCCTGTTCCGCCTCGGCTTCCTGCACCGGCCGCGCGACCCGAACCTGCTGCCGCCCGCCGTCGCCGACGGGCAGCAGTTCGGCATCGGCTTCCACCACCCGCGCGACGAATCGGAGCGCGCCACGTGGTCGGTTCTCCACGACGGCGTGGTGGCGATCGTCGTCGTGATGACGGCTAGCCTGGTGGCATTAATCCTGATCCTGCGCCGGGGCTACGAGCCGGGCGACCCGCGGCCGTGGGCGTGGCTGTGCGTGTTGCCGGGGGCGGTGTTCTTCTCGCTGAACCGCTTCGACATCCTCCCCGCGATGCTCACCGCCGCCGGGTTCGCGCTACTCGCGCGGCGGTGCGACGGCTGGAGCGGCGCGGCCTTCGCCGTGGCGGCGCTACTGAAGGTGTACCCGGTCCTGCTGGCCCCGGTGATTCTGCGCCACCTCGGCGTCCGCCGCGGGGTCGTGTGGGCGGTGGCGTTCGGGGGCGTCGGCCTCGCCGCGATGGGCGTATCGGTCGCAACGCTCGGGCGGGAGTCGACCGAGGGGCCGATCCGGGTGCAGCTGTCGCGGGACTACGTGGAGAAGAGCTGGACGCTGTACGGGGCGGTGCTGCCCGAGTGGCTGGCCCAAAAGGAGCAGAGCAACGTGCGGCTCGCCGTCCTGGCGGCGGCGGTGCTGTTGGCAGCGGCCACACGCCCGGCGGGGCTGCCGGGCCTCCTGCGGCGGTGCGGCGTGGTCCTCGTGGTGTTCGTGGTCCTGGCGGTGTTCTGGTCGCCGCAGTGGATCGTGTGGTTCCTGCCGCTGCTGGCGCCGCTGGCCCCGCGGCGGCGGTGGGTCGGCGTCGCGGCCGTACTGCTGGACGCGGTCAACTACTTCAACTTCCCCGTGCTGTTCTGGATCCTGTGGAACACCGTCCAGAGTCAGGACGTGCTCGACGTGCTGGCCGCCGCGATGATCTGGGTGCGGGCGGCGCTGTGGCTCGGGCTGGCGGCGGGGCTGGTGTACGACGAGTGGCGGGCGACGCGCGGGGCGACCGGCTAA